Proteins encoded in a region of the Flavobacterium sp. PMTSA4 genome:
- the porM gene encoding type IX secretion system motor protein PorM/GldM, producing the protein MAGGKLTPRQKMINLMYLVFIAMLALNMSKEVLSAFGILNNKIIESNSVADARNQSSFEQLAQKAQDQPLQFGDKKAKVEKIRALCKDFSTYLESMKTEFTKEFKRDEDGNLPFESMDKGDMVDQKWFNGDKPSKDGQLFLDKMANFKSQIKQIGGSSIADSEMKKIEKRFATEPVKSKNAGTTLGWLDYNFKGFPLIATVTKLSQLQADIKTTESDIIAGMFQTDLVAAASLTAYQPIVVPDKTAFFQGESVTGKIILGKFDPNLVAKSVIVNGASVPAEAGQAKFSFGAGNVGEHEITGSFNFDEGGKVVSLPIKGNYVVVPQPKSANISADKMNVVYRGLPNPMTISFAGISDDKVTASAPGLSRASGNGKYNLSPGSGTEVTVSVTAKLPDNKTVSDKKTFRIKNIPAPAGAIGGTTGVTKGAKSRLEVSTISAKLEDFLYDLDFQVTQFTFKVPGQPAIVVNGDKVDGRCRAALARVTRGDQVTVSDIKTKVTGAQIVVPTAAPVIYEIQ; encoded by the coding sequence ATGGCAGGAGGAAAATTAACACCTAGACAGAAGATGATTAACTTGATGTATCTGGTATTCATCGCAATGTTGGCATTGAATATGTCAAAAGAAGTTTTGTCTGCTTTTGGTATATTAAATAATAAAATAATCGAGTCTAACTCTGTTGCAGATGCAAGAAATCAATCTTCATTTGAACAATTAGCTCAAAAAGCACAAGATCAACCTTTACAGTTTGGAGACAAAAAGGCTAAAGTTGAAAAAATTAGAGCACTTTGTAAGGATTTTTCTACTTATTTAGAAAGTATGAAAACTGAATTCACAAAGGAGTTCAAGCGTGATGAAGATGGAAATCTTCCTTTTGAATCAATGGATAAAGGTGACATGGTTGACCAAAAATGGTTTAATGGAGATAAGCCTTCGAAAGATGGTCAATTATTTCTTGATAAAATGGCTAACTTTAAATCTCAAATTAAACAAATTGGTGGTAGTTCAATTGCTGATTCAGAAATGAAAAAAATTGAGAAAAGATTCGCTACTGAGCCAGTTAAATCAAAAAATGCAGGCACTACTTTAGGATGGTTAGATTACAATTTTAAAGGTTTCCCTTTAATTGCTACAGTAACGAAATTATCGCAATTACAGGCTGATATTAAAACTACTGAAAGTGATATTATCGCAGGAATGTTCCAAACTGACCTTGTTGCGGCAGCATCTTTGACAGCTTATCAACCAATTGTTGTTCCAGATAAAACAGCTTTCTTTCAGGGAGAATCAGTTACAGGTAAGATTATCTTAGGAAAATTTGATCCTAATTTAGTTGCAAAATCAGTAATTGTTAATGGTGCTAGTGTACCAGCTGAAGCAGGACAAGCAAAGTTTTCATTTGGTGCTGGAAATGTTGGAGAACATGAAATTACAGGATCTTTCAATTTTGATGAAGGAGGTAAAGTTGTTAGTTTACCAATTAAAGGTAACTATGTTGTTGTTCCACAACCAAAATCTGCTAATATTTCTGCAGATAAAATGAATGTTGTTTACAGAGGTTTACCAAACCCAATGACAATTTCTTTTGCTGGTATTTCAGATGATAAAGTAACAGCTTCTGCGCCAGGTTTATCTAGAGCTTCAGGTAATGGAAAATATAATTTAAGTCCTGGTTCAGGTACTGAAGTTACTGTAAGCGTTACTGCAAAATTACCAGATAACAAGACTGTTTCTGATAAAAAGACTTTCCGTATTAAAAATATTCCAGCTCCAGCAGGTGCTATTGGTGGAACTACAGGAGTTACTAAAGGTGCAAAATCACGTTTAGAAGTTTCTACTATATCTGCTAAATTGGAAGACTTTTTATATGACTTAGATTTCCAAGTTACACAATTTACTTTTAAAGTTCCTGGTCAACCTGCTATAGTTGTAAACGGAGATAAAGTAGATGGTAGATGTAGAGCTGCTTTAGCAAGAGTTACTCGTGGAGATCAAGTAACAGTATCAGATATTAAAACAAAAGTTACAGGTGCTCAAATTGTAGTTCCTACAGCTGCTCCAGTAATTTACGAAATACAATAA
- a CDS encoding 8-amino-7-oxononanoate synthase, which produces MDQNITFSIYQKVSELPKKWDEVSHSNAFLQIPYLQVLEHSAPTNMECFYIGIFESNELIGVALAQYLNLNKLESFGERDQCLKTYIRNFVFKNFASHVLFLGNNMITGQNGYVFSKPMNYECISEILLNCSDELIGYFRSKNIKIHIVSFKDFYKNSATELKNNAFAPIYEFNTQPNMIFELDSNWHSEADYVSAFTKKYRDQYKRARKKSEGITTRELNLEEIIEYESRIYQLYHYVAKNAPFNTFFLAENHFTTFKKQCGNRFVLIGYFMNNELIGFHSLLLNGEVLETYFLGYDEQIQKEKMLYLNMLYNMTVFGIENRFEKIIFGRTALEIKSSIGAKPIMMSGFIFHTNKLINKYIDKIFPKLEPTLAWQQRHPFK; this is translated from the coding sequence TTGGATCAAAACATTACTTTCTCAATATATCAAAAAGTTAGCGAACTTCCAAAAAAATGGGATGAAGTTTCACATTCTAATGCTTTTCTTCAAATTCCTTATTTACAAGTTTTAGAACATTCGGCTCCAACCAATATGGAGTGTTTTTATATTGGAATTTTTGAGTCGAATGAGTTAATCGGTGTTGCTTTGGCTCAATATTTAAACTTGAATAAACTTGAGTCTTTTGGTGAACGCGACCAATGTTTGAAAACCTATATCAGGAACTTTGTTTTTAAGAATTTTGCTTCGCATGTATTGTTTTTGGGTAACAATATGATTACAGGTCAAAATGGTTATGTGTTTTCAAAACCTATGAATTATGAATGCATTAGTGAAATTCTTTTGAATTGTTCCGATGAGTTAATAGGATACTTTAGAAGCAAAAACATAAAAATTCATATTGTTTCCTTTAAAGATTTTTATAAAAACTCTGCAACTGAACTAAAGAATAATGCCTTTGCTCCTATTTATGAATTCAATACACAACCCAATATGATATTTGAATTGGATTCGAATTGGCATTCGGAAGCCGATTATGTTAGTGCTTTTACGAAAAAATATCGAGACCAATATAAACGCGCCAGAAAAAAATCGGAAGGGATTACAACACGGGAATTGAACTTGGAAGAAATTATTGAGTATGAATCAAGAATCTATCAATTGTATCATTATGTTGCCAAAAATGCTCCATTTAACACTTTCTTTTTAGCTGAAAATCATTTTACAACTTTTAAGAAACAATGTGGCAATCGATTTGTTTTAATTGGTTATTTCATGAACAACGAATTGATAGGTTTTCATTCTCTTTTATTGAATGGTGAAGTGCTTGAAACTTATTTCTTAGGCTATGATGAGCAAATTCAAAAAGAAAAAATGTTGTATTTGAATATGCTTTACAACATGACTGTTTTTGGTATTGAAAACCGATTTGAAAAAATAATTTTTGGAAGAACTGCTTTAGAAATAAAAAGCTCTATTGGTGCAAAACCCATTATGATGTCGGGATTTATATTTCACACCAACAAATTAATCAACAAGTATATTGATAAAATTTTCCCTAAATTAGAACCTACATTAGCTTGGCAACAACGACATCCATTTAAATAG
- the porN gene encoding type IX secretion system ring subunit PorN/GldN: protein MKIKNLLFVAFAFAGILSVSAQSNLLNAKTPDEIGKKTPAQMISDNDKPLPYGYVHDRDVLMGKTIWEIIDIDERINFPLYYPIDTAFVGKDRRSLFDVLVKNIKNGKITEVYADDYFNTKRAMKDMESSFVYIDTIQAGFDEINNYYDDYKSGKKVLDPQFINKQDLTAQDISGWKIKGFWYFDKRQSELKYRLLALCPVTPEARDIGKDNPDVIDLFWVYFPAIRDILHEAKAFNDKNSAMPITFDHLLNSRRFNAVIYKEENVYGDREVQQYMKDNAQMQLLESERIKEKIRSFESDMWNY, encoded by the coding sequence ATGAAAATTAAAAATCTTTTATTCGTTGCATTTGCATTTGCAGGTATCCTATCGGTTTCTGCACAGTCAAATCTGTTAAATGCCAAAACTCCTGATGAGATTGGTAAAAAGACTCCTGCTCAAATGATATCAGACAATGATAAACCACTTCCTTATGGTTATGTGCATGATAGAGATGTTTTAATGGGTAAAACAATATGGGAAATTATAGACATTGATGAGCGTATAAATTTTCCATTATACTATCCAATTGACACAGCTTTTGTAGGGAAAGATAGAAGATCTTTATTTGATGTTTTGGTTAAAAACATTAAGAATGGTAAAATAACTGAAGTATATGCTGATGATTATTTCAATACCAAAAGAGCAATGAAAGATATGGAATCATCATTTGTTTATATCGATACAATTCAAGCAGGTTTTGACGAAATAAACAATTATTATGATGATTATAAATCTGGAAAAAAAGTTTTAGATCCTCAATTCATTAATAAGCAAGATTTAACTGCTCAAGATATTTCTGGATGGAAGATTAAAGGATTTTGGTATTTTGATAAAAGACAAAGTGAATTAAAGTATAGATTACTTGCATTATGTCCTGTAACTCCAGAAGCTCGTGATATTGGTAAAGATAATCCAGATGTGATTGACTTATTTTGGGTTTATTTTCCAGCAATAAGAGATATACTTCATGAGGCAAAAGCATTTAATGATAAAAACTCAGCTATGCCAATTACATTTGACCATTTGTTAAATTCACGCAGATTTAATGCTGTTATTTACAAAGAAGAGAATGTTTATGGTGACAGGGAAGTACAACAATACATGAAAGATAATGCTCAAATGCAGTTGTTGGAGTCAGAACGCATCAAGGAAAAAATTCGTAGTTTCGAATCTGATATGTGGAATTACTAA
- a CDS encoding NAD(P)/FAD-dependent oxidoreductase has protein sequence MIDYIIVGSGLSGIAFAETLLQNDKSFVVFDDDSQNSSRIAGGLYNPVILKRFSEVWNAKEQLNIAIPFYKKIEDKLSITIDYKLPIYRKFFSVEEQNNWFIAADKPNLSPFLSTSIVKKDYNSINSPFGYGEVLQTGYVDTVELLYSYHKYLKANNLLISETFDYSKINFSDDFIKYNNLEAKHIVFAEGFGMHSNPFFDYLPLDGTKGELFIIKAPELDLDVIINTSVFILPLGNHLFKVGATYDWKDKTNNPTEEGKQELLERIREIISCDFEILEHYAGIRPTVNDRRPLLGTHPEFKNLHILNGLGTRGVMLAPAMAIDLYNYIENKISLDKTIDINRYARFL, from the coding sequence ATGATAGATTATATAATTGTTGGTTCAGGATTATCAGGAATTGCTTTTGCAGAAACACTTTTGCAAAATGATAAGTCATTTGTTGTTTTTGACGATGATTCTCAAAATTCTTCCAGAATTGCTGGCGGTTTATATAATCCTGTAATTTTAAAACGTTTTAGTGAAGTTTGGAACGCTAAAGAGCAATTAAATATTGCAATTCCATTCTATAAAAAGATTGAAGATAAATTATCTATTACTATTGATTATAAACTTCCCATTTACAGAAAATTTTTTTCTGTTGAAGAGCAAAACAATTGGTTTATTGCGGCCGATAAACCTAATTTATCACCTTTTCTATCAACCTCAATTGTAAAAAAAGATTATAATTCTATTAATTCTCCTTTTGGGTATGGTGAAGTTTTGCAAACAGGTTACGTTGACACTGTTGAATTATTATATTCTTACCATAAATACTTAAAAGCAAACAATTTATTGATTTCAGAGACTTTTGATTACTCCAAAATTAATTTTTCTGATGATTTTATTAAGTACAATAATCTTGAAGCAAAGCATATAGTGTTTGCTGAAGGATTTGGAATGCATTCTAATCCATTTTTTGATTATTTACCACTAGACGGAACCAAAGGCGAATTATTTATCATTAAAGCTCCTGAATTAGATTTAGATGTAATTATTAATACTAGTGTTTTTATTTTACCACTAGGAAATCATTTGTTCAAAGTTGGAGCAACATATGATTGGAAGGATAAAACAAATAATCCAACAGAAGAAGGCAAACAAGAACTTTTAGAAAGAATCAGAGAAATTATTTCTTGTGATTTTGAAATTTTGGAACATTATGCAGGAATACGACCAACGGTAAATGATAGAAGACCTTTACTTGGTACGCATCCTGAATTTAAAAATTTACATATTCTCAACGGACTTGGAACACGAGGTGTTATGCTTGCACCAGCAATGGCAATTGATTTATACAATTACATTGAAAACAAAATATCTTTAGACAAAACGATTGATATTAATCGTTATGCACGTTTTTTGTAG
- a CDS encoding 4a-hydroxytetrahydrobiopterin dehydratase, translated as MIPYTNAEIVESLMKAKDWNYVNECLEKQFLFEDFNQALGFILKVGILAEKQNHHPEINNVYNKVTLRIYTHDANGITDKDFKLANSIDKL; from the coding sequence ATGATACCCTATACGAATGCCGAAATTGTAGAATCTTTAATGAAAGCCAAAGACTGGAATTATGTAAATGAATGTCTTGAAAAACAATTCCTGTTTGAGGATTTTAACCAAGCATTGGGATTCATTTTAAAAGTTGGAATTTTAGCAGAAAAACAAAACCATCATCCAGAGATAAACAATGTCTATAACAAAGTTACACTCAGAATTTATACTCATGATGCGAATGGAATTACTGATAAAGATTTTAAACTAGCAAACAGTATTGATAAACTATAA
- a CDS encoding leucine-rich repeat domain-containing protein, giving the protein MKTIFTYLSVLLVSASVFAEISSTEKKALLKLYKSTNGAKWTNTWNLKQSPSTWYGVEVKDDKVVSLKLMNNNLEGVLPSELGDLTNLVEINFFRNHITGALPATLGNLKSLTSLNVAFNQVSGSLPEALGNAKQLKSIEMHMNRLTGKLPSSIGTLTALETLSLFNNEIEGEIPTSYYQLKSLKVLLLSSNKLVGALSPDISNLTSLENLSLFENKMEGQVPFDLEKLHNLKEMNISYNMFNGLVSRNLAKLDTLNMTMINEEGVATTLKISIDKNSAYAADE; this is encoded by the coding sequence ATGAAAACTATTTTTACTTACTTATCAGTTCTGCTTGTTTCAGCTTCTGTTTTTGCTGAAATATCATCTACAGAAAAAAAGGCATTATTGAAATTATACAAATCAACCAATGGTGCTAAATGGACAAATACTTGGAATCTAAAACAATCTCCATCTACTTGGTATGGTGTTGAAGTTAAAGACGACAAAGTAGTTTCACTTAAATTAATGAACAACAATCTAGAAGGTGTTTTACCAAGTGAATTGGGTGATTTAACAAACCTTGTAGAAATTAATTTTTTCCGTAATCACATAACGGGTGCTTTACCTGCAACTTTAGGGAATTTAAAAAGTTTAACTAGTTTGAATGTTGCATTCAATCAAGTTTCAGGAAGTTTACCAGAAGCATTAGGGAATGCAAAACAATTAAAGTCAATTGAAATGCACATGAACCGTTTAACAGGTAAATTACCTTCAAGCATCGGAACTTTAACAGCATTAGAAACACTATCATTATTCAATAATGAAATTGAAGGCGAAATTCCAACGTCATACTACCAATTAAAATCATTAAAAGTTTTATTGTTAAGCAGTAATAAATTAGTTGGAGCTTTAAGCCCAGACATTTCTAATTTAACATCATTAGAAAATTTAAGTTTGTTTGAAAATAAAATGGAAGGACAAGTTCCTTTTGATTTAGAAAAGTTACACAACCTTAAAGAAATGAATATTTCATACAACATGTTCAACGGTTTAGTATCAAGAAATTTAGCAAAATTAGATACGCTAAACATGACCATGATAAATGAAGAAGGTGTAGCAACTACATTGAAAATCAGTATCGATAAAAACTCTGCATACGCTGCAGACGAATAA
- a CDS encoding DUF1761 domain-containing protein, giving the protein MEVNFLAVLVAALSTFVVGFLWYGPLFGKAWMAENGFTEEQMKKGNMFKIFGLTFVFSLMLAFIMQMLTIHQFGALGMIGGDVTQAKQSYVDFMTDYGSAYRTFKHGALHGFMSGVFIAFPIIGTNGLFEHKSWKYIFIQTGYWTVCMTIIGAIVCGWV; this is encoded by the coding sequence ATGGAAGTAAACTTTTTAGCAGTTTTAGTAGCTGCATTATCAACATTCGTTGTTGGATTTCTTTGGTATGGTCCATTGTTCGGAAAAGCTTGGATGGCTGAAAATGGATTCACTGAAGAACAGATGAAAAAAGGAAATATGTTTAAAATCTTCGGATTAACATTTGTATTTTCCTTAATGTTAGCCTTCATCATGCAAATGTTAACCATTCACCAATTTGGTGCTTTAGGCATGATTGGTGGTGATGTTACTCAAGCAAAACAGTCTTATGTTGATTTTATGACTGACTATGGAAGTGCTTATAGAACTTTTAAACATGGTGCGTTACATGGATTTATGTCGGGTGTTTTCATTGCATTCCCTATTATTGGAACTAATGGATTGTTTGAACATAAATCATGGAAATATATTTTTATTCAAACAGGCTATTGGACCGTTTGTATGACTATCATTGGTGCCATTGTTTGTGGATGGGTTTAA
- a CDS encoding DUF983 domain-containing protein produces MLKKGSKLYSILTGSCPRCHQESMYIDKNPYHLSKLYDMHENCSHCELQYKIEPSFFYGAMYVSYALTVAIGVATFIIGKVFIGLDLIESFIAIIAALLLLTPITARLSRNIYINIFVHYNPEATKNVHND; encoded by the coding sequence ATGTTAAAAAAAGGATCCAAACTATATAGTATTTTAACAGGAAGTTGTCCGAGATGTCATCAAGAAAGCATGTATATTGACAAAAATCCATATCATTTATCTAAATTGTACGATATGCATGAAAATTGTAGCCATTGTGAATTACAATATAAAATTGAACCCTCTTTTTTTTACGGTGCTATGTATGTTAGTTATGCATTAACAGTTGCCATTGGCGTTGCCACTTTTATTATTGGAAAAGTTTTTATTGGTTTAGATTTAATTGAATCTTTTATAGCAATTATTGCTGCTTTATTATTGTTGACTCCAATAACAGCGCGCCTTTCAAGAAATATCTATATTAATATTTTTGTTCACTACAATCCTGAAGCTACAAAAAACGTGCATAACGATTAA
- a CDS encoding tetratricopeptide repeat-containing sensor histidine kinase: MRTTVNFFLLLLCSLVFFACNKSNDKLTSNSTGYNSNIEKGFSSLQKQKLDSAFFYFNQAHQHAVSNDEKVYALLQMAFIQTQIADFSAAEETLTQAYKTNTSPAYDMHIYNALGIAYLEQNNYQEAINYYDKILNDTISEINKCIILNNKAVVYLEQSEYQKAINIETKIWQNDSLKKDKKQWAKILDNLGYAYYKTNNNKALELLLKAKSIRDSINDDYEKIASYIHLSQYYQNTNQELAASYAQSAFQFASKINNPDDKMEALQYWIINAQPNEAKSLALKQMKLSDSINKVRQSAKNQFAKIRFDASKAEQEKLKSEKQKQTIFWILIAVAVIAFITILLIRYRNKQKLKTSIYDTETRISKKIHDELANDVFQALTFAETQDLSNPQKKETFLNNLDDIYLRTRNIANANSQVNTNANYQENLFNMISGFNSPQTNVIINSDDTIDWNKIKRETKITLYRVLQELMVNMKKHSNCSVVVLSFINHPKQIQIKYADNGKGINPETFDKKGLQNVENRIFTLNGTIIFESETQKGFKVNIEIPK, from the coding sequence ATGAGAACCACCGTCAATTTCTTTTTGTTGCTGCTTTGTAGCCTGGTGTTTTTTGCTTGCAACAAGAGCAATGATAAACTCACTTCAAACAGTACAGGTTATAATTCAAACATAGAAAAAGGATTCTCAAGTCTTCAAAAACAAAAACTAGACAGCGCTTTCTTTTATTTTAATCAAGCACATCAACATGCAGTAAGCAATGATGAAAAAGTCTACGCATTATTGCAAATGGCGTTTATTCAAACACAGATTGCCGACTTTTCAGCAGCTGAAGAAACACTAACACAAGCTTATAAAACCAACACATCACCGGCATATGATATGCACATTTACAATGCACTTGGTATAGCTTATCTTGAGCAAAACAACTATCAGGAAGCCATCAATTACTATGATAAAATACTAAACGATACCATAAGCGAAATCAACAAATGCATTATTCTCAACAACAAAGCAGTGGTATATTTAGAACAATCAGAATATCAAAAAGCAATAAACATTGAAACAAAAATTTGGCAGAACGATTCGCTTAAGAAAGACAAAAAACAATGGGCAAAAATCCTCGATAATCTTGGCTATGCATACTATAAAACAAATAATAACAAAGCATTAGAACTTTTATTAAAAGCAAAATCCATTCGCGATTCTATAAACGATGATTACGAAAAGATAGCAAGCTATATTCATCTTTCGCAATATTATCAAAATACAAACCAAGAATTAGCAGCCAGCTATGCCCAAAGCGCTTTTCAATTTGCAAGCAAAATAAATAACCCCGACGATAAAATGGAAGCGCTTCAATATTGGATCATCAATGCGCAACCAAATGAAGCAAAATCATTAGCGCTCAAACAAATGAAACTTTCTGACAGCATCAACAAAGTGCGTCAATCTGCCAAAAATCAATTCGCCAAGATACGATTCGACGCTTCCAAAGCCGAACAAGAAAAATTAAAATCTGAGAAACAAAAACAAACAATATTTTGGATATTAATAGCAGTGGCGGTAATTGCTTTCATTACAATTTTGCTAATCCGTTACCGAAACAAACAAAAACTAAAAACATCCATCTACGATACCGAAACACGAATCTCAAAAAAGATACACGACGAATTGGCAAACGATGTTTTTCAAGCACTAACCTTTGCCGAAACCCAAGACCTGAGCAATCCTCAAAAAAAAGAAACATTTCTCAACAACCTCGACGACATTTACCTTAGAACAAGAAACATTGCCAATGCCAACAGCCAGGTAAATACCAACGCAAACTATCAAGAAAATTTGTTCAACATGATTAGCGGTTTCAATAGTCCGCAAACCAATGTCATAATCAATTCCGATGACACTATCGATTGGAACAAAATCAAAAGAGAAACAAAAATCACACTCTATAGAGTACTTCAGGAACTAATGGTCAACATGAAAAAACACTCCAATTGTTCTGTTGTAGTTTTATCATTTATCAATCACCCAAAACAAATTCAAATAAAATACGCCGACAACGGAAAAGGAATCAATCCCGAAACTTTTGATAAAAAAGGACTTCAAAATGTGGAAAACCGCATTTTTACACTAAACGGAACCATTATATTTGAAAGCGAAACCCAAAAAGGCTTCAAAGTAAACATCGAAATTCCAAAATAA
- a CDS encoding ABC-F family ATP-binding cassette domain-containing protein — protein sequence MLNIHNLSVSFGGTFLFEEVTFRLGSGDRVGLVGKNGAGKSTMLKILAGDIKPDSGQIATEKEVRMGFLRQDIDFEVGRTVLEEAYEAFTEIKKVERKLEEINHQLVTRTDYESDEYSQIIEQLSDYTHQFEILGGYNYVGDTEKILLGLGFKREEFNNQTDTFSGGWRMRIELAKLLLQSNDILLLDEPTNHLDIESIIWLESFLRNFPGVVVIVSHDKMFLDNVTNRTIEISLGKAYDFNKPYSQYLVLREEIREKQLATQKNQAKKIEETEKLIEKFRAKASKASMAQSLIKKLDKVERIEVDEDDNSVMNISFPVSQTPGRVVIEAENVTKAYGDKVILKDISLLVERGSKIAFVGQNGQGKSTFIKAIVNEFKYDGTIKLGHNVQLGYFAQNQAEYLDGEITLLETMINAATDTNRSKVRDMLGSFLFRGDDVEKKVKVLSGGERNRLALCKLLLQPINVLLMDEPTNHLDIKSKNVLKAALSKFEGTLLLVSHDRDFLQGMANTVYEFKGQKIKEYLGDINFFLEQRNAMNMREIEKKDVVKETPKAEKKNLSFEEQKAQKSLQNRLSKVESLIQQLEKDIQHDDKELASNYDKHIENAAFFAAYEKKKQELDKLLAEWEEIQMEMES from the coding sequence ATGCTAAATATTCATAATTTATCGGTTTCTTTTGGTGGTACTTTTCTTTTTGAAGAAGTAACTTTCAGGCTTGGCTCTGGCGACAGAGTTGGACTTGTTGGAAAAAATGGTGCGGGAAAATCTACCATGTTAAAAATTCTTGCCGGAGATATAAAACCTGATTCTGGTCAAATTGCAACTGAAAAAGAAGTCCGAATGGGTTTTCTTCGTCAAGATATTGATTTTGAAGTTGGAAGAACCGTTCTTGAAGAAGCCTATGAAGCATTTACTGAAATTAAAAAAGTAGAGCGAAAACTAGAAGAAATCAATCATCAGCTTGTTACTAGAACCGATTATGAAAGTGATGAGTATTCACAAATTATAGAACAACTTTCTGATTATACGCATCAATTTGAAATTTTGGGTGGTTATAATTATGTTGGAGATACCGAAAAAATCCTATTAGGATTAGGTTTTAAAAGAGAAGAATTCAATAACCAAACAGATACTTTTTCTGGTGGTTGGCGTATGCGTATCGAATTAGCTAAATTGTTATTACAATCTAACGATATTCTGCTTTTGGATGAGCCAACGAATCACTTAGATATCGAGAGTATTATTTGGTTGGAAAGTTTTCTTAGAAATTTCCCCGGAGTGGTGGTGATTGTATCTCACGATAAAATGTTTTTGGATAATGTTACCAATAGAACCATAGAAATTTCTTTAGGAAAAGCATACGATTTCAATAAACCTTATTCACAATATTTAGTATTACGTGAAGAAATTAGAGAGAAACAATTGGCAACCCAAAAAAATCAAGCCAAAAAAATTGAAGAAACCGAAAAGCTAATCGAAAAATTTCGTGCAAAAGCCAGTAAAGCTTCCATGGCACAATCTTTAATTAAAAAGCTTGATAAAGTTGAAAGAATTGAAGTAGATGAAGACGATAATTCAGTAATGAATATTTCGTTTCCAGTTTCTCAAACGCCAGGTCGAGTTGTTATTGAAGCAGAAAATGTAACCAAAGCCTATGGTGATAAAGTTATCTTGAAGGATATTTCACTTTTGGTAGAACGCGGAAGTAAAATTGCATTTGTTGGTCAAAATGGTCAAGGAAAATCAACGTTTATCAAAGCCATAGTCAACGAATTCAAATACGACGGAACCATAAAATTAGGTCACAACGTACAATTGGGCTATTTTGCTCAAAATCAGGCGGAATATTTAGATGGCGAAATTACGTTATTAGAAACCATGATTAATGCAGCAACCGACACCAATCGTTCCAAAGTGCGCGATATGTTGGGTTCGTTTTTATTCCGTGGTGATGATGTAGAGAAAAAAGTAAAAGTGCTTTCTGGAGGTGAACGTAATCGTTTGGCGTTGTGTAAATTATTATTACAACCCATAAACGTGTTACTGATGGACGAGCCAACCAATCACTTGGACATCAAATCTAAAAATGTATTAAAAGCAGCTTTAAGTAAATTTGAAGGAACTTTATTATTGGTTTCTCACGATAGAGATTTTCTTCAAGGCATGGCCAACACGGTATATGAATTCAAAGGCCAAAAAATAAAAGAATATTTAGGCGACATTAATTTCTTCTTAGAACAACGCAATGCTATGAACATGCGTGAAATTGAAAAGAAAGATGTAGTAAAAGAAACTCCAAAAGCAGAAAAAAAGAATCTCTCTTTTGAAGAACAAAAAGCTCAAAAATCACTTCAAAATCGCTTAAGTAAAGTAGAAAGTTTAATTCAACAGCTTGAAAAAGACATTCAGCACGATGATAAAGAATTAGCTTCTAATTATGATAAACACATTGAAAATGCTGCTTTCTTTGCTGCCTATGAAAAGAAAAAGCAAGAATTAGATAAACTACTTGCTGAATGGGAAGAAATTCAAATGGAAATGGAAAGTTAA